CAAATGCGACACAAATTACCAAGACCGGTGACAAGCAATCGAAGTGCTTACCAAAAAATGAACCAAGGCGTGACATTTTTTGCCGCGGAAGGAACACCTGTTACTGCCGTTTACCCAGGTAAAATTGTATTTAGTGATTGGTTGAACGGCTATGGATTACTCTTAATTATTGACCATGGGCAAGGTTTTATGACTTTATATGCTCATAATCAGTCGTTGTTCAAATCTAAAGGTAGTAATGTCTTGCAAGGAGAAGCCATTGCAGCGGTTGGCCATAGCGGCGGACTCAAACAAAACGGACTATACTTCGAAGTAAGACACCGTGGTAAAGCAGTTCCACCGCTTGAATGGTTGTCCTAGAGTATTAATAAATTCTGTAGACTGAGCCAGAATTCAGGAGTGATTTGAAGTGGATGTATTAACTCACCAGTACAAGATATCCCTCGTTAACTATCAATAAGGCTACAGGAGAGTAGAATTTATTATCCAAGCTCTAAATTGGCCTTGGCATTTATATTGCTATATATACTCATACCCGGAGCTGGCCGCTTGTTGCGCGCCAAACTACCAAGGAGAAACAGTATGCACAACAAACGGTTTTATTATAAAGCAGTAGTCGCTTTAGTCACAACCGCTTTTATTCTACCGACACCAGCGTTTACTGCAGCTCAAACGAATAGTACCACTGAAGAGACAGCTACACGAAAAATACCCATGGAAGACGTGCAACGTTTTTCCAATGCGATTGGTCAAATTAAAAAATATTACGTAAAACCGGTGGATGACAAAGAATTGTTTGATAATGCAATAAAGGGGATGCTAAATGGGTTGGATCCCCATTCCACCTATCTCGATGAAGCTTCCTTTAAAGAATTACAAATGTCCACCAGTGGTGAGTTTGGCGGTTTAGGCATTGAAGTTACTATGGAAGAAGGTGTTGTTAAAGTAGTGACTCCCTTAGTTGATACTCCTGCATTTAAAGCAGGTATCAAAGCTGGTGATTATATTATTAAACTGGGTAACCGCTCTGTACAGGGTATTAGCTTGAAAGAAGCCGTTGACCTAATGCGCGGAAAAGAAGGCACCACCCTTGATCTAACTATTTTGCGTAAAGGAGAAAGTAAACCACTGAATTTTTCTGTAGTACGCGAGAAGATTCTTATTAAAAGTGTAAAAAGTAAACTGCTTGACGATGGCTATGGCTATATACGCTTAACTCAATTTCAAGCCATGACAGGTGAAGATATGGAAAAAGCCATTGCTCAACTTAAGCAAGAAGCCGGGGGTAAATTAAAGGGGCTTATTCTGGATTTGCGCAATAATCCTGGTGGCTTATTGGATTCCGCTATTCAGGTTTCTGATGCTTTCCTTGACTCAGGAAAGAATGGAAAATCAGACTTGATTGTGTATACTCAAGGTCGTTTACCTGGCTCTAAATTTACAGCGCTGGCGAATCCCGGCGACATCCTTGATAATGCACCACTTGTTGTCTTAATTAATAATGGTTCTGCCTCCGCTTCTGAGATTGTTGCCGGCGCACTCAAAGATAACAAACGAGCCATTATTCTTGGCACACAAAGTTTTGGAAAAGGATCTGTTCAAACCGTATTACCACTGGATGAAAAACGCGGCATCAAATTGACGACTGCTTTATATTACACACCTGCTGGAACCTCTATACAAGCTAAAGGTATTACACCAGATATTATCGTTGAAGAAATATCTGTACCTAAAGCTGATAAAAATAAAAATAAAGCCGATGCATTCGCAGGTTTTAGCGAGGCTGATTTAAATGGTCATCTGATTGATAAAAATGAAGGCATTGAACACAAAAATTCCATGGCTTCTAAAGATGATGAAACCCTGTTGCATGAAGATTATCAATTGTATGCAGCCTTGACTATTCTGAAAGGCTTGGCTGTCGCCAAACGCTAACCATTCTGCCACAGGTAATCAGGGGCTTGGTGGATAGCCCCTGCTAAAGTAGTCAATTCTCATCTTCGCGGATTTAGGTGGCTTTCTCTATGACAACAAATGCCAATCTTTTATACGCCCTGTATAAGAAATTATGTTCTTTTTATCATTTTGTGAGATAATTCCCAGTCTATCGATCTTCTTCATTGGGTTATGCGTCTTTTTAAATTGTTAATCCTTGGTGCGTTAGTCATTTTGCAATCACTGGCTTTTGCCAATATTAATCACCAATTTAATCTCATTAAAAATGATCCGAATCATTTATTCGCATTTTTAAAAGCAATGCCTAAAGGCGGTGAATTACATTATCATCTTGCAGGTGGTGCTTACCCTGAAACCATGCTGTCCGTAGTTGCCAACAATAATTATTGTTTAAATAAAAATTCCTTTACCTTAACTAAAATTATTGAAGATTGCCGTGGTATTCCTATTCAGGAAGTAGTAAAGCGACCTGATGTTTATGAAAAAACAGTTGAAGCCTGGTCTATGAAAAATTTTCAACCTATTCAGGAGTCAGGCCACGATCATTTTTTTAATAGTTTTTATAAATTCATACCTGTAGTGACTGATCACAGTCCGGAACTTCTTTCCGGCATCATGCAGCGGGCTGCTAATCAACATGAACAATATATGGAAGTGATGATTTTGCCGGACAATGCAAATTCCACAGGCTTTGCTGATCCAGAACTTTTGAAAATGTCTTTTGCTCAGGCAAAAGCCCACTTACTGGCAAATTCAGATTTTCAAAATAATATTCGGTTTACAGTGAATGAAACGTCGGCGCTGCTGCAAAAAACTAAAAAACTCTTAAATTGTGAGAAAACACCCGAACAAGACGTTTGTCAGCTGACTGTAAAATTTCAATATTTTGTTTTGCGTGAACAGCCTTTGGAAAAAGTTTTTGCCCAGGCTTTAAATGGCTTTGCTGCAGCCTCACAATCCAATGAGCTTGTTGCTGTTAATTTAGTACAACCTGAAGATGGTTTAATTTCCTTGCGCGATTACCATCAACAAATGAAAATCTTTGCATTTTTACGACAAGCCTACCCAAACGTACATGTGAGCTTGCATGCGGGTGAATTGGAACCCAGTGCTGTAGTACCCGAAGCTTTAAATTTCCATATTAATGAAGCAGTTAATACTGCGCATGCAGAACGAATTGGCCATGGAACCGCTATCGCGTATGAAAATAATGTATCTCAACTACTCAAACAAATGGCTAAACAACAAATTGCCGTTGAAGTTAATTTAACTAGTAACCAAAAAATTCTTAACATTCAGGGCAAGCAACATCCCTTACGCTATTATTTAACAAATAACATACCGGTTGTATTATCAACGGATGATGAAGGAATATTGCGCACTGATTTAACCCGAGAGTATGCAAAAGCTGTCCTCGATCATGATCTTGACTACACGGAACTAAAACAGATAAGTCGTAATGCGCTAACCTATAGTTTCCTGCCTGGTCAAAGTCTTTGGCTTAATGCTGCAAAAGCTAAACCGGTTAAGCCATGTGAAAATTGGCACAGTTCAGATTGTTTAAAATTTATTAAAACCAGCGAAAAAGCGAGGTTGCAATGGCAACTCGAAGAAAAATTAAAGCAATTCGAACGTAAATATTTAAAGTAATAACTATTGGTGTAACTACTCTCTGATAACGAGTCATCCTCCTCATATTCCTTGTTCTCTTTTTGTACTTTTGGAAATAATTGATGATCAATCTCTATCAGTTTTT
This region of Legionella clemsonensis genomic DNA includes:
- a CDS encoding S41 family peptidase, with the translated sequence MHNKRFYYKAVVALVTTAFILPTPAFTAAQTNSTTEETATRKIPMEDVQRFSNAIGQIKKYYVKPVDDKELFDNAIKGMLNGLDPHSTYLDEASFKELQMSTSGEFGGLGIEVTMEEGVVKVVTPLVDTPAFKAGIKAGDYIIKLGNRSVQGISLKEAVDLMRGKEGTTLDLTILRKGESKPLNFSVVREKILIKSVKSKLLDDGYGYIRLTQFQAMTGEDMEKAIAQLKQEAGGKLKGLILDLRNNPGGLLDSAIQVSDAFLDSGKNGKSDLIVYTQGRLPGSKFTALANPGDILDNAPLVVLINNGSASASEIVAGALKDNKRAIILGTQSFGKGSVQTVLPLDEKRGIKLTTALYYTPAGTSIQAKGITPDIIVEEISVPKADKNKNKADAFAGFSEADLNGHLIDKNEGIEHKNSMASKDDETLLHEDYQLYAALTILKGLAVAKR
- a CDS encoding adenosine deaminase family protein, which codes for MRLFKLLILGALVILQSLAFANINHQFNLIKNDPNHLFAFLKAMPKGGELHYHLAGGAYPETMLSVVANNNYCLNKNSFTLTKIIEDCRGIPIQEVVKRPDVYEKTVEAWSMKNFQPIQESGHDHFFNSFYKFIPVVTDHSPELLSGIMQRAANQHEQYMEVMILPDNANSTGFADPELLKMSFAQAKAHLLANSDFQNNIRFTVNETSALLQKTKKLLNCEKTPEQDVCQLTVKFQYFVLREQPLEKVFAQALNGFAAASQSNELVAVNLVQPEDGLISLRDYHQQMKIFAFLRQAYPNVHVSLHAGELEPSAVVPEALNFHINEAVNTAHAERIGHGTAIAYENNVSQLLKQMAKQQIAVEVNLTSNQKILNIQGKQHPLRYYLTNNIPVVLSTDDEGILRTDLTREYAKAVLDHDLDYTELKQISRNALTYSFLPGQSLWLNAAKAKPVKPCENWHSSDCLKFIKTSEKARLQWQLEEKLKQFERKYLK